The Thermoanaerobacterium thermosaccharolyticum DSM 571 region CAACATTTGTCGCTATTTTATATGCTTTTTTAAATTTTCTCTTTATTGGTACAAGAAGTTCATTTGATATCGGCATGCCTCTCTCTATTCTGTCAATTGCAAATTTCAAATGCGTAATAAGCCTCAGATAATCAATAGAATCCGTCTCAATCTTCCTGTCTATCATGTCTTCTATGTTTTTCACAAGTTCTGAAACAAGTCGCGTATTTTTCATGGTAACAGATACGCCGGAATTTTCGAACGCTGCATGAAGGTGCAGCGCAATAAATCCTGCTTCATCTTCAGGAAGCTTAATATTTAATCTACCACTTATGATATCAATGGCTTTAAGTGCTATTTTATAGTCATCTTTATAAAGGGCACTTATCTCTTGGTTAAAAATCAAAAAGCCGGCAAGGAAAAAACCTCACCGGCTAATGCCTGCATTGCAGTTACACCTTCTTAATTTTATAATATCAAATTTACACAAAAATGTAAAGCATTTATAATTTTTTAACTGCACTTGTTATGCTTTCCATATTAGCTTTTTGCTCCTCAGTAAATGCTACTTGATTATTTACATAATCCAAATTCTTTGTGTTGTTTTCATCAACTTTATTTATTATTTCCATCAACTGCTCAGAAGATGCTAAAAGCTCCTCAACTTGTGCAGATATATTTTGCGATGCACCCATGACACTCTTTACAGCCTGCAATGTCTTGTCAGAGCCAGCGGCAGTCTCAGTAGTTACATCTGATATATTGCTTATAACCATCGAAATCTCATCAAAGCCCTTCTTAACGTCATTGAATATATCAAGAACTTTATTAACTTCTGATGCCGCTTTTGTAGAATTATCTATGTCATTGATGACACTGTCAATAGTCACTCCTGTATAACTTGTTATGTTTTCTATTATCTCACCAATCTTTACAACACTGTCTGTAGACTGCTTAGCCAGTTTTCTTATCTCCTCAGCAACAACAGCAAAACCTTTTCCATATTCACCTGCTCTTGCAGCCTCAATAGCTGCATTGAGAGATAAAAGATTTGTCTGATCTGCAATTTCAGATATTGCAGACAGTATTTCTTTTATTCCTCCCATCTTCTTATCCAGCTCTTTCAGCTCATTTGAATTGACTTTTGAATTTTTAAGACTTTGATTCAAAGTATTAATAAGGTTTCTTACTACATCTCCTTGATTCTTGACATTGTCTTCTATCTCTCTTATTTTCTCTATAGCCTTATTCATATCATTCAATAAATTCTCGGAAGACCTTGATAACTCTTCATTTGCCTCAGAGACATTTGTTATCGACAAAGCAACTTCATTAGCATTTTCTGCAATCGTATTTATACTTTCTGTAAGCTGTTCGATGCCATCTCTTGACATCTTGATATTTCCTGTATTTTCCTCAGCCATTTTTCTCAGTTCAATTGATGAATCTAAAACTTTTTCAGAATGCTCCATTGATTTACTTACTTCGCTATTTATAATCCTTGAAAGTTTCCTCAGTTTTCTAACAGTTATAAGCGAGTATATTATGATTACGACAATGCAAATAACACTTATAATAACCGACACCTTGAATGTTCTGTCATTCTGAGCTATCATGTCATTAAACATAGGCAAAAAACCTTGAGAATACTTATTGCTAAAATCTGTCATGTTATTCTGAATCTGCGTCGCATAATAACTAATCTTCAAAGTCTTATCGCTGTCTTGATCAAGATTGTATGTGTCATTTAAACTATCTATTGCAGTACTAATATTTTTTATGCTATCATTTATGCCATCTACATCAGCTTTTAACTGTTTATACAAGCTTGTACCTTTAAAGTCTTCCAATGCATTACCTATGCTATTTATATTTTGTGTGATGTTATTTAAATCAGTCTTTAAGGCACTTTTAGTATTCTGCCCGACAGTGTAATTATTTACATCGTTCAGAAGAACGCTGCTGTACTGTGCCAGCTGCACCTGTGAGTTTGAAATGTAAAGTACCTGATTGATGACAAACTTTTTTAAATTGTTGATATTATTTTTTGTGTTTATCATCCCAAAATTAACAGTAAAAGATAATACCAAAAGCAAAATACCGATTACTACAAAAGCTCTTATGAGTTCGCCCCTTAATGTTTTTGTCATTTACACCCCTCCATAGATAAAACGTTTTGTTAACTATATCGGCTTTTATTTGAAAATGTTAAATGATTGCAAAAAAAAATTCCTCCAAGAGGAATTTTTGCATATATCATATATAATTTTTACATATATATCAATTGTGGCCTTTCGACGTATTCGTCTGTAATTATTATAAACTTTTTTATTTCATTTAAAGCCCATTCTAGCTTATCTCTATCATTTGCATATATTGTTGCTATAGGATCACCCTTCCTTACAATATCTCCGATTTTACCGCCTAACATTATACCTACTGATAAATCGATAGAGTCTTCTTTTGTAGACCTTCCAGCACCTAATTTCATAGCAATAAGTCCTAAATCTAAAGCATATAAATCTTTTATATACAAGTCTTCCTCAGCACACCATGATTCAACAAATTTAGCCTGAGGAAGCAGTGATATGTCATCTACTATCCTGGCATCTCCACCTTGCGCACTAATGAACTCTTTGAATTTATCCAGTGCTTTACCGCTTGTCAAAGCCTCTTTCAACATCTCTTTTGCTTCATCCGTATCTTTTGCAACCCCAGCGATTGTAAGCATATCAGCACCTAAGACCATACAAACATCCAGAAGATCCTTTGAACCATTTCCTTTTAATACGTCGATGGCTTCTACTACTTCCAATGAATTACCTATAGCAAGCCCCAGCGGCTCATCCATGTTTGTTACATGGGCAACTGTCTTCCGTCCTACAGAATTACCTATTTCAACCATGAGATTTGCAAGCTTTTTGGCGCTTTCAATATCTTTCATAAATGCACCACGTCCAACTTTTACATCCAAAACTATCCCGTCGGCACCTGATGCAATCTTTTTGCTCATTATCGAGCTTGCTATAAGTGGTATTGAATCAACTGTTGCAGTAACATCTCTCAATGCATACAGCTTCTTATCTGCAGGTGTCAAATTGCTTGACTGTCCTACAACAGCAATGCCGTGCTTATTTACATTGTCTATGAATTCTCTTTCACTTAGCTCTACTCTCATGCCTGGAATAGATTCAAGTTTGTCTATTGTACCACCTGTATGTCCCAGACCTCTTCCTGACATCTTTGCAACAGGCGCACCACAAGCTGCAACAAGAGGTGCTAATACTAACGTGGTGGTATCTGCAACACCTCCAGTGGAATGTTTATCAACCTTAATACCTTTTATTTCAGATAAATCCAATACATCTCCAGAATGTGCCATGGCCATTGTTAGATTTGCAGTCTCTTCATTTGTCATGCCATTAAAGTATATGGCCATCAAAAGAGCGCTCATCTGATAATCAGGTATATAATCTTTTGTATATGATGATATAATAAAATCTATCTCGTCTTTTGTAAAAGTGCCTCCATCTCTTTTCTTCATTATAAGATCGTACATTCGCATATCAAACCCTCCTAACTAAAATGGCAGTTCATCAAGGAATGATGTCCCATGACCTGTACCTTTAACGTTGAACACTTCAGCAATAGTAGCAGCAATATCAGAAAATGTTTGTCTCACTCCCAAGTTTGCGCCATGTTTAAATTTTGGACTGTACACTATAAGTGGTACATATTCTCTAGAATGATCTGTGCTGGCTGTAGTAGGATCATTGCCGTGATCCGCAGTTATAATCATCAAATCATCATCATCAAGTTTTGCCAATATTTCTGGAAGATGATTATCAAAATATTTTAAAGCATCAGCATAGCCTTCAGGATTGTTTCTGTGTCCATAAAGCATATCAAAATCCACTAAATTTGTAAAAATCAAACCACTTTTAATTTTGTCTAAAGCTTTCAAAGTCGCAATTATACCGTCTTTATTGTTTGTGGTATGATCCTTACCTGTTATGCCACACCCTGCAAATATGTCCTCTATCTTACCTATAGCGAATACTTCATAGCCAACCTCTTTAAGGTTATCCAATATAGTTGGGCTTAAAGGCTTTAATGAAAAATCTCTTCTATTTTCTGTCCTGACAAAATTGCCGGGCTTTCCTACGAATGGTCTTGCTATGACTCTTCCTACAGCAAACTCGCCATTTAACATTTCTCTTGCAATTTCACACATTCTATAAAGCTCGTTAAGCGGTATTACATCTTCATGAGCAGCAATTTGAAATACGCTGTCTGCCGACGTATAGACAATAGGACAACCTGTTTTCACATGTTCTTCTCCGAGCTCTTCAATTATCTCCGTTCCTGATGCAGGTTTATTCCCTATCACTTTTCTGCCTATTTTCTCTTCAAATGGCTTTATTACTTCGTCTGGAAATCCATTAGGAAATGTTGGAAAAGCTTTGTCTATCCAAAGTCCTGCTATTTCCCAATGTCCAGTCGTCGTATCCTTGCCAGCAGAATGTTCTTGCATTTTTCCATATGCACCTATAGCACTTTCATCAGCTTCCACGCTTTTAAGCGGCAGTATATTTCCCAGCCCTAATCTACCTAAATTCGGAAGCTTAACACCTGTCACATCGCATATGTGTCCAAGCGTATTTGAACCATTATCACCATATTTATATGCATCAGGAGCCTCACCTACACCAACGCTGTCTAAAACTATCAACAAAACTCTCTTAATCATTTAATCACCTCTATTAAAATATGTTTCACAAATTTAAATATTATTTTCATCGGATAAAGAAAATGCATATGGAAGCAGATCTTTAGCTTTTTTTACCACATAGTCGCCTTTCATATTTCCTAAAATGACCGTCAAATCTTCACCGCCTAATTCGTACATCACCTGTCTACATGAACCGCACGGTGATACAGGTCCATCAGTATCGGCTACTACAGCAATCGCTTTTATCTTTCTATCTCCATTGGAATATGCATTAAATAACGCTGTTCTCTCTGCACAATTCGTAAGTCCGTATGAAGAATTTTCTATGTTACATCCTTTATAAGTATTCCCATTACCTGTAATGACACATGCACCAACTTTAAAATGGGAGTAAGGCACATACGCCTTCTCCCTTGCCTCTTTTGCCATTTCCAATAATTTCTGATAATCCATCGGCTCAACCTCCTAATCAATCACGCTTTCTGATGATATAAAAATCAAACTTATCTGCATTGAAATAGTTAGAAGAAAAAAGTATTGGCATATTGTTTTCATCATAATGAATCTGTTCAAGCAAAAGCACAGAGCCATTCTTTCCTATATTAAGCTTCTTTTCTATCGTAAAATCATGTTTAACAACTTTAATACTTGAGACTGCATAGGTTATCTTTATATTGTATTCATTTTCTAAAAATGCAAACATAGATTCCTCAAAACCGCTGAACTTATCTCCTACTATTTTACGAGGTAGTCTATCAACACAGTACACAACAGGTATGTCATCTGCCGTTCTAACTCTTTCGACTTTATATATTTCATCACCGGGATTAAGTTTTAATTTTTCAGCTTCATTTTCCAGCGCCGGCAATTTATAAAATGTAAAGTCTTTTGTACCAGGCTTCATTCCCTGCAGTTTAATAAGCGCTGTAACGCTAAACAATTCCTCAAGCCCGCTTCGTATAATTGGTTTTCTGCGAACAAAAGTACCTACACCTTGCTGCTTAGCTATCAGACCCTCATCTTCCATTATTCTCATCGCTTCTCTAAGTGTAGCCCTGCTAATGCCAAATTCTTTTGAGAGAGAAGCCTCAGAAGGAAGTTTCATTCCTTCCTTCCATACCCCTGTCTTTATAAGCTCCTCCATCTTATTTAAAGCCAACTCATAAAGTGGCTTTTTATCAGGTACTAACATATTAAGCCTCACTTTTTAGGCGTATATGGCACACCATCTGCAGCAGGAGATACACTTTTGCCGCCAACCCCAACCAGAGCCAAAACGGTGAGAATATATGGAAGCATCATAATTATATTCTTTGATATTGCACTATTTTGTAGCTGCATGCTTAAAGCCGTCGCAAATCCAAAAAGCAGCGCTGCTCCAAAAGAACCAAATGGCGTCCATTTGCCGAATATCATAGCTGCCAATGCTATATATCCTCTTCCACTGGACATATCAGTGCTAAAACTGTTTAAAAGACCTATCGATAGATATGCACCACCTATTGCTGAAAACAAGCCACTTAAAGCGACACCAAGGTACCTTAACTTTATTACGTTAATTCCTGCAGTTTCGGCTGCCTCAGGATTTTCTCCAACAGCCCTTATTCTTAATCCTAGATTTGTATGAAACAAGAAATAATTTGATGCAAATATCAAAATTATCATAAGATATACTATAACGCTATTGCCACTTAAAATTTGTCCTATAAATGGTATATTTTTAATAACAGGAATATTTATATTGGGAAGCATTGGCGTATCTGTCGGCGTACCGCTGAAACCAAAGATTGTGTTTAAAAGATATGCAGTAAATCCTGATGCAAATATATTTATTGCCATACCAAGAATAACTTGATCAGCAGTAAGTGTCACAGCAGCCCATGCAAAAATAACAGCTACTATCATACCCACCACAATTGCACCTAATAGTCCCAGCCAAGCACTTCCTGTTAAATGTGCAAACAGTACGGCAAAAAAAGCAGCAATAAGCATTATACCCTCCATCGCAATATTGACAACACCTGATCTCTCAGAAAAAGTTCCTCCAAGTGCTGGCAGTGCTAGTGGTGTTGCCATAGCAAGCGTAGCCGACCACAACTGAGGATTTAATAAAATCTCTTTCATGACGCTAACTCCTCCTTTTTTTGCTTCTTAAACTTGCTTTTCAATACTTCAATAATTTTGTCAGCAGCGACAAAGAATATTATTAATCCTGTTATGACATCCGTAAGCTGACCAGGCACTTGCGCATTTAACTGCATATACTGTGACCCTGTTCCAAGTGCCGCAAACAGCAGCGCTGAAAATATGACTCCAATCGGATTATTCTTTGCCAGCAGCGCAACTACTATGGCTGTGTAACCATAACCGGATGTAAAACTATCGTAAAGCCTATGCTGCACACCTAAAATTTGAACAGCACCTGCAAGACCCGCAAATATACCACTCAAGCTTAACGAAAGTACAATATTAAATGGAACATTCATACCAGCATATTTCGATGCTCTTTGGTTGAATCCAACAGCTCTCATCTCGTATCCCCAAACTGTCTTATACATAAACCAATATACAAACAATGCTGCTGCTATCGCAATCAATATTCCATATGATAGCTGTGTACCTTTTAATATGGTAGGGATAACAGCAGAATCCTTAATAAGTGGAGACTGCGGAACAGATCCTTTTTCCATCATGGGACCAAATTCTAGAAGATAATGGCTGAAATATATTGCAACATAGCTCATCATCATAGTTGTAATGACTTCATGTGCACCTGTATATGCCTTTGCAAATCCTGGAACTATTCCACCCCAAAGTCCTCCGGCAATCATTGCTGCAATTAAAGCAAATGGTATGTGAATATACCATGGTAGTCCTTTGAAAGAATAGCCTATCCATGTAGCAACTATCGCACCAATCCAGTACTGTCCTTCTGCACCGATATTGAAAAGCCCTGCGTTAAATGCTATTGCAACGCCAAGACCGGTTATAATCAGAGGCACAGCATTAGCGAGTGTATTCGCTATATTGGGCAATGTGCCAAATGCACCCATAAACAACGATACATAAGCAGATACCGGATTAAAGCCCGTCACTAACATTATAATAGAACCTATAATAATAGCGATTATTACTGCAAATATAGGCATGTAAATGCTTTTTAATAATTTTTTCATAATCACACCTCAACTTCCTTAGTGTCTATTTGCGAACCTGCCATGAGCAATCCAATTTTCTCTCTCGTAGCAGACTTGCCATCAAGTATATCCATAATCACACCATTATGAATAACCCCAATCCTGTCTGATAGGGACATTATCTCCTCAAGCTCTAAAGAAACAAGAAGTATAGCAGAACCTTCATCTCTCAACTGAAGCAATCTCTTATGAATATACTCGATAGCTCCTACATCCATTCCCCTCGTCGGCTGGACAGCTATCAAAAGCTTTGGATTTGAGCCGACTTCTCTAGCAAGAATTATCTTCTGCTGGTTGCCACCTGAAAGATTACCTGCCAGAAGATTATAATCAGTTGGTCTTATATCAAATTCCTCAACTTTCTTAGAAGCATTTTCAAATACTCTTTTGTACTGAATAACACCATTTTTCGAATACTGACTGTTTTTATACTCCTTTAAAATTAAATTATCAGCCACGCTGAATTTCATAATAAGTCCTTCTTGTTGCCTGTCTTGCGGAATATATGATATACCAAGCTTATACCTTTCACGAGTTGGCAACTTTTCAATGTTATTATTATTATACTTAATAATACCTGATTTTATTGACCTTAACCCCATCAATGCCTCAATAAGCTCTGTTTGACCATTGCCATCTATACCAGCCAATCCAAAAATTTCTCCACTTCTTATATCAAAGCTAACATTTTTAACTCTTTCTATATTCTGTTCATCTGATACAGTTAAGTCTTTTACTGAAAGAACGACATCGCCAGGTTTGTATTCTGTTTTTTCTACTCTTAGTACAACCTCTCTTCCAACCATAAGATTCGCTAATTCCTGCTCAGATGTATCTTTTGTATTTAAAGTCCCTACTGTTTTGCCTCTTCTCATTACAGTCACTTTATCAGATATCTCTTTTACTTCGTCTAATTTATGGCTTATGAATATGATAGATATTCCTTGTTTTTTCAAGTTTCTCATTATTCCAAATAGCTCTTCTGTCTCCTGAGGTGTAAGCATAGCCGTAGGTTCGTCCAAAATGAGAAGTTTTGCATGCCTATAAAATGCTTTAAGAATTTCTACCCTCTGCTGCAGTCCCACAGATAAATCTTTAACTTTAGCGTCAGGATCGATTTCAAGATGATAATTTCTTGATATCTCTCTTATCAATTCGTTTGCTTTCTTTTTATTGTAAGAAATACCACCCGGTTCAGCACCAAGGACTATATTTTCTGCAACAGTAAGAACTGGAATCAGCATAAAATGCTGATGCACCATTCCAATACCTTTTTCTATTGCTTCATGTGGTCCATTAAGGTTTAAAACTTCTCCATTAAATTTTAATTCACCTGAATCTGGTCTATAAAGTCCATATATGACATTCATTAAAGTAGATTTTCCGGCACCGTTTTCACCAAGTATTGCATGAATTTCTCCTTTTTCAACTATGAGATTTACTCCGTCATTTGCCCTGACTTTCGGAAATATTTTTGTAATGTTATTCACTTCTAATAAAGCGCTCATCAATACACCTCCTAAAAAAGGGCTGATCACCGTCAGCCCCAAAGTTAGCCTTTATTTTTGTACTTGATCTGAAACTTTTATAGTGCCATCCTTAATCTGTTTTGCATAATCATTTACTTTGTCGATTATTGATTGTGGTACATCTTTTATAGGCTTTGCATATCCTACCCCGTTATTAGCCAAATCAAAGTACACTAGTCCACTTTTGAAATTATTATTAAGTGCGCTCTTTATAACATCAAATGTTGCAACATCAACTTTCTTAAGTGCTGATGTCATAACAGTATCAGGAGCCATATAATTCTGATCTGCGTCAACACCGATAGCATATATATTCTTTTCCTTTGCAGCATTTATAACGCCATCACCAGTCTGACCAGCATCACCAAATACTATATCAGCACCTTGGCTTATTTGTGTCAAAGCCATCTGTTTTCCAGATGCTGGGTCGTTAAAGTTTCCTGTATAGCTTACAAGGACTTTTGCATCAGGATTTACAGCTTTAACACCTTGCTGGAAACCTGCAATGTAGCTATCAACAGGTGGTATCTGCATTCCACCAACAACGCCGACGACGTTTTGGTCATTTAACTTTGCGTTCTTTTCTTTTTCCATAAGGCCAGCCATTACACCAACTAAATATCCGCACTGCTCTGTTTTAAATGTAGCAGATGCAACATTTGGCCTATCTGTTATATCTGAGTCGATTATTAAAAACTTTGTGTCTGGGAATTCCTTCGATACCTGCTCAACAGCATCTTTCATAAGAAATCCAACTGCAATTACTACGTTGTATTTCTGTTGAGCAAATTGTGTAAGATTTGTCACATAGTCTGTTTGCTGTTTTGACTGAATAAAGTTAACTGTAACACCAAGCTCATTCTTCGCTCTCTCTAAGCCTTGATAAGCCAGTTGGTTGAAGCTGTGGTCATTTATACCACCAACATCTGTGACAAGGCCTACTTTAAAGTTTTTGTTTTTCGCTGCTTGGCCTGTGCTATTCGGCTGTGATGATTGCTGTTTTGTCTTTGAAGTACAACCTGATAAAAGTGATAAAGTCAGCACAAATGCTAACATCAACGAAAGAACTACACGTAATTTTTTCATTACTTCATCCTCCTATTTTTATTATCGTTTTCAACTATTTAGCCTTCTGAAATTTTAGTCGTTGTCTGACATCTAACAACATTATAGTTCTAATAAGCGATGTTGTACAACTTTTTCTATGGCTGGTATTTGCAGTTTATATCATATTTACTATGTATTTCTTTATTTTTCTCGCTTTTAAATATACTTATACTCTAGTAAAAATATCATAGATCTTTCATAGATATATTCAAAATCTCATCTCTTATAGGTCCATATCTTTTTATTAAATCATCACATTCGCTAAGGACACTATCAACAAAAGATTTGTCTTTTATGTATTTCGCATTTACTTTCACATTTATCATGGCACTTTGAAGCCCAGCATAGAGAAGCAAAGCTCCAACTGCAGCATCAGAGACTGCATTTGGGTTTCCATACTGTGCTATAAGCAAAGTCGGAGCAAATCCTTCACTGCATAGACGTGCTAACTTAAGTGGTACATTTATAGCTTTCATATAGGCTTTCTCAAGTTTTTCACTTCTTATGGCTTTATTTTCATCAGTATCTTTAGGCATTTTAATTGCACTTATGACTTCTTCATATGCGTTTTTATCCTCATCCACCAATTCCATAAACTCAGAAAGAAGCCTTCTGCAAATTTTGAGTCCACTTTCTATCTCGTCTTTGATGTCATCATCATACTCATTGTAAAATTGCCTGCCAATTGTAAGATTGTACACCATTGATGATAAAGCTATACCAAGACTTGCTACCAAAGAAGAAACGCTGCCACCGCCCGGAGCAGGCTTTGACGATGCAACTTCATTTACATAATCATTCAATGTACGGTTTATAAGCATGAAATCATCTCCTTTTATTACTATTTATTTAATTATATCTTATTTCCACTTTATTGAGCAATTACTCGTACAATCTATATTCTATAACTTTATCGTAACTGAAATTTTCCATCATAAGATAATACTCTGCTGTATCATACAATGCTTTAGCAGGAATCAATCCTATAAGCTCACTGCCAACAACATTTACACCATATCTAGCTGCTTCTCTTTTAATCACCTCGAATACCCTGAATACAGGCGTTTTTTCGTAATTTGTAAAATTCATTGAAACTTGTACAATATTTCTCTGTTTTAAATCTACTCCCATCGCTTTTAAATATCTAAACCCACCACTGGAAAATCTCACAGCCTTCGCTATCTTGTTTGCAATGTCTATATTGTTTGTCCCTAAATTCACGTTATAAGCAATAAGATAGTGTCTTGCTCCAATAACA contains the following coding sequences:
- a CDS encoding cyclodeaminase/cyclohydrolase family protein; the protein is MLINRTLNDYVNEVASSKPAPGGGSVSSLVASLGIALSSMVYNLTIGRQFYNEYDDDIKDEIESGLKICRRLLSEFMELVDEDKNAYEEVISAIKMPKDTDENKAIRSEKLEKAYMKAINVPLKLARLCSEGFAPTLLIAQYGNPNAVSDAAVGALLLYAGLQSAMINVKVNAKYIKDKSFVDSVLSECDDLIKRYGPIRDEILNISMKDL